The following proteins come from a genomic window of Candidatus Methylomirabilota bacterium:
- a CDS encoding CDC48 family AAA ATPase has protein sequence MQQPQVEGGIRLKVAEAGQEDVGRGIVRVSDAAFAVLELERGEIVSIIGERETAALVAAARSADQGLDVIRVDGVIRTNAHASIGDYVQVRKAPWREAQKVTLAPARKGLRAVAPGEVLRQALLYRPVVRGDLISVGTASRSKEIVPPGMYPEELFRGLLGSLAIGLGEVRLVVAATIPSGIVRINPQTEVELLPEYVETKETRLPDITYDDIGGLGDVISEIREVVELPLKHPELFDRLGIAPPKGVLLHGPPGTGKTLLAQALANEAKAHFATINGPEIMGRFYGESEERLRAIFQEGQENPPAIIFIDELDSIAPKREAVMGEVERRVVAQLLTLMDGLTPRGNVIVIGATNRVGAIDLALRRPGRFDREIELRVPDRNGRRQILTIHTRAMPLAQDVNLDWVADLTHGCVGSDLAALCREAALNALRRVLPDLDLRLETFPAEVLERLIVTHEDFNQALRRIRPSALRELFIEVPRVTWSDVGGLADVKRALRETVELPLTHPQAFERLGIKPPKGVLLYGPPGTGKTLLAKAVANEARANFMLAKGSDLLSKWYGESEQRIREFFAKARQVAPAIVFFDEVDALVPRRGTAAGEPHVTERIVNQLLSELDGLEELRGVVILGATNRPDLIDPALLRPGRFDALVYVPVPDAAARHEILAVHTRHMALADDVDLKDLVRRTDRFTGADLALICMRAAQLALRKDLEAKAVTHADFLAALTETLPSVTEAMEREYAEVGKRLRQGGPQPDSTPGGHYL, from the coding sequence ATGCAACAGCCTCAAGTGGAGGGGGGCATTCGCCTCAAGGTAGCCGAGGCCGGCCAGGAGGACGTCGGCCGCGGGATCGTCCGCGTCAGCGACGCGGCCTTTGCTGTTCTGGAGCTGGAACGTGGCGAGATCGTCTCCATCATCGGGGAGCGGGAAACGGCCGCCTTGGTGGCGGCAGCTCGCTCAGCCGATCAAGGCCTGGATGTGATCCGGGTCGACGGGGTGATTCGCACCAATGCGCATGCCAGCATAGGGGATTACGTGCAGGTGCGAAAAGCTCCCTGGCGGGAGGCGCAGAAAGTCACGCTGGCTCCGGCCCGCAAAGGCTTGCGCGCCGTCGCCCCTGGAGAGGTGCTCCGTCAGGCGCTCCTGTACCGTCCTGTGGTTCGTGGCGACCTGATCTCGGTCGGGACAGCCTCGCGTTCAAAGGAGATCGTCCCACCCGGGATGTATCCGGAGGAGCTCTTCCGAGGCTTGCTCGGCTCTCTGGCAATCGGACTGGGCGAGGTACGCCTGGTCGTCGCCGCTACCATCCCATCCGGCATTGTGCGCATCAATCCTCAAACAGAGGTGGAGCTTCTGCCCGAGTACGTGGAAACCAAGGAGACCCGCCTTCCGGATATTACTTACGACGACATCGGCGGGTTGGGCGACGTCATCAGTGAAATTCGGGAGGTCGTCGAACTGCCGCTCAAGCATCCGGAGCTGTTCGATCGCCTCGGAATCGCACCGCCAAAGGGCGTACTTCTGCACGGTCCTCCGGGGACCGGCAAGACCCTCCTGGCCCAGGCCCTGGCCAACGAGGCCAAAGCTCACTTCGCCACCATCAATGGGCCAGAAATCATGGGGCGCTTCTATGGCGAATCGGAGGAACGGCTGCGGGCCATCTTTCAGGAGGGGCAGGAAAACCCGCCCGCTATCATCTTCATCGACGAGCTTGACTCCATCGCCCCCAAGCGCGAGGCGGTGATGGGCGAGGTGGAACGGCGGGTCGTAGCCCAGCTTCTGACACTCATGGATGGCCTCACGCCGCGCGGCAACGTCATTGTCATCGGGGCCACCAACCGCGTCGGCGCGATCGATCTGGCGCTGCGCCGCCCCGGCCGCTTCGATCGGGAGATTGAGCTGCGGGTGCCGGACCGTAATGGACGTCGCCAGATCCTCACGATTCATACGCGGGCCATGCCGCTTGCCCAGGACGTAAACCTGGATTGGGTGGCCGACCTCACGCATGGATGCGTCGGTTCAGACCTGGCCGCCCTCTGCCGTGAGGCCGCCCTGAATGCCCTGCGGCGCGTCCTCCCGGATCTCGATTTGAGGCTTGAAACGTTCCCGGCCGAGGTCCTGGAGCGCCTGATCGTCACCCATGAGGACTTCAACCAGGCCTTGCGACGGATCCGCCCTTCGGCCCTTCGGGAGCTGTTTATCGAGGTTCCTCGCGTGACCTGGAGCGATGTCGGCGGTCTGGCCGACGTGAAAAGGGCTCTCCGCGAGACTGTGGAGCTGCCGCTCACCCATCCTCAGGCCTTCGAGCGTCTTGGCATCAAGCCACCCAAAGGAGTCCTGTTGTATGGTCCGCCTGGGACCGGCAAAACGCTTTTGGCCAAGGCCGTCGCCAACGAGGCGCGGGCCAACTTTATGCTGGCCAAAGGAAGCGACCTGCTCTCCAAGTGGTACGGCGAGTCGGAGCAGCGGATTCGAGAGTTCTTCGCCAAGGCCCGCCAAGTTGCCCCCGCCATTGTGTTCTTCGACGAGGTGGATGCCCTTGTGCCGAGACGCGGGACCGCGGCAGGCGAACCCCACGTGACCGAGCGGATCGTCAACCAACTCCTCTCCGAACTGGATGGCTTGGAAGAGCTGCGCGGGGTGGTCATTCTGGGGGCTACCAACCGACCCGACCTCATTGATCCGGCGCTGTTGCGGCCTGGGCGATTCGATGCGCTGGTCTACGTTCCGGTCCCGGACGCCGCTGCCCGCCACGAGATCCTCGCTGTTCACACCCGCCATATGGCCCTCGCCGACGACGTGGACCTGAAGGACCTTGTCCGCAGGACCGACAGGTTTACCGGGGCCGACCTTGCCCTGATCTGCATGCGCGCCGCCCAGCTTGCTCTACGAAAAGATCTGGAGGCCAAGGCGGTCACGCACGCCGACTTCCTGGCCGCCCTTACCGAGACTCTTCCGTCTGTCACTGAGGCGATGGAGCGGGAATACGCTGAGGTCGGCAAACGTCTCCGCCAAGGTGGACCACAGCCCGACTCCACCCCCGGCGGCCACTACCTGTAG
- a CDS encoding universal stress protein: MMPRYRKLLVTTDFSPLGNAAIPHAYAILAERGGIVILCHVTEVHGPPNPLYAHYSPWGALSGPEQAELRQTLLRSLEALVPEQARKEGVVITEARVVETPLLVHEAICQEAAGLDADLIVMASHGHFGIARLLLGSVAEHVLRSADRPVLIVRNRG, translated from the coding sequence ATGATGCCAAGGTATCGGAAGCTACTGGTGACTACGGATTTCTCGCCTCTGGGTAACGCTGCTATCCCCCATGCGTATGCCATTCTGGCGGAACGCGGCGGGATCGTCATCCTTTGTCACGTTACTGAGGTACACGGGCCGCCGAACCCGCTCTATGCTCACTACTCGCCATGGGGTGCTCTCTCGGGGCCGGAGCAAGCGGAACTCCGGCAAACACTGCTCCGCTCGTTGGAAGCGCTTGTGCCAGAACAGGCCCGCAAAGAGGGAGTAGTGATAACGGAGGCACGGGTAGTGGAGACTCCGTTGCTGGTCCACGAGGCGATCTGTCAGGAGGCCGCGGGACTGGACGCGGACCTCATCGTGATGGCATCCCACGGCCATTTCGGGATAGCTCGTCTGCTCCTGGGCTCAGTGGCAGAACATGTGCTGCGTTCAGCCGATCGTCCTGTTCTCATTGTCCGCAATCGGGGTTAA
- a CDS encoding sulfurtransferase — MKRMVMAAAAVMMLLAATPWSTLAAGYGNPQLLVDTHWLAQHLNDRDLQIIDMRNSPEEYAAGHIPGAVYLSVNHARVALKESGFALPPDYEIEERLGQLGITKETMVIVYDDQGGLNASRLFFTLEYAGHKKVALLNGGITKWVAEERALSKTVPQVSKMVYQVQAETQRVTPTSWIATNLGKPNLALVDARSAAEFRGEDLRAKRGGHIPGAVNIEWTQNLVGDKTFKPADELLALYERAGVTKDKTIVSYCHTMHRGAVTYFTLRLLGYPDVRGYDRSWSEWGNDPALPVQR; from the coding sequence ATGAAACGAATGGTGATGGCGGCAGCGGCGGTAATGATGCTGCTTGCGGCGACTCCGTGGTCGACCTTGGCTGCGGGCTACGGCAACCCACAGTTGCTTGTAGACACCCACTGGCTGGCCCAGCACCTGAATGATCGGGATCTGCAGATCATCGACATGCGCAACAGCCCGGAGGAGTACGCCGCCGGACACATTCCCGGCGCAGTCTACCTGTCGGTCAATCATGCCCGTGTGGCCTTGAAAGAGTCCGGCTTTGCCCTGCCCCCTGATTATGAAATCGAGGAGCGGTTGGGACAGCTTGGGATCACTAAAGAAACAATGGTGATTGTGTATGATGACCAGGGAGGGCTCAATGCGTCACGCCTGTTTTTTACTCTTGAATACGCCGGCCACAAAAAGGTGGCATTGTTGAATGGGGGTATCACGAAGTGGGTTGCTGAAGAGCGAGCTCTCTCAAAAACGGTGCCACAGGTGAGCAAGATGGTCTATCAAGTCCAGGCTGAGACGCAGCGCGTCACGCCGACCAGCTGGATCGCGACAAACTTGGGAAAGCCGAATCTTGCCCTGGTAGACGCCCGGTCGGCGGCTGAGTTTCGCGGTGAGGATCTGCGGGCCAAGCGGGGAGGCCACATCCCGGGAGCCGTGAACATTGAGTGGACGCAAAATCTTGTCGGCGATAAGACATTCAAGCCGGCCGATGAACTCCTGGCCCTCTATGAGCGGGCAGGCGTGACGAAGGATAAGACGATCGTAAGCTACTGTCACACCATGCATCGCGGAGCCGTCACCTACTTTACGCTCCGACTGCTGGGGTATCCGGACGTTCGAGGGTATGATCGCTCCTGGAGCGAGTGGGGTAACGACCCCGCGCTGCCGGTACAGCGGTGA